AGGTTGGAATCTTCAAAGAATTCAGTGGCACTGAATTTACAAACTTCATGGAGCTTGCTGAGAAGCTGAGTTCTGATTATGACTTTGGACACACTTTGCACGCAAACCACCTCCCACGTGGTGATGCATCTGTGGAGGGGCCATTGATCAGGCTGCTGAAGCCTTTTGATGACCTTGTTGTTGACAGCAAGGTTTTACTCACATTCTCTGTTACATTTGGTGATAGTTTTGGTAGCACTCTTGTATTTTATGCTGATAATTAAGCATACCATCTATGCTAATGCCATGTGATTGTCACCAGTGACACATTGCTGCTACATTGTGCAGGATTTTGATGTTGCTGCTCTGGAGAAGTTTATTGATGCTAGCAGCACCCCTAGAGTTGTCACTTTTGACAATAATCCTGACAACCACCCATACCTCATGAAGTTCTTCCAAAGCTCAGCTCCCAAGGTAATAACATGACATTTCTGCTTGAATTAGTTTGTCGACCAACTGTTGGTTAACCTGGCTATTTTTTTATAACTTTAGTTGCTACTGGACATCAACTCAATTTGATCGCAAGCTACCATGGCTGCATCTAGCTAGCTTTGGTGTGCCATGTtaattgtattgaatgcaatggttgGCAATTTGGCGTATGCATCGCTTAATTGTGAAGTATATTTCTAGTGCCATCAACGAACTTTCTGGATTTATATAACATGTTGTTCTATTCATATTTTAAGTTTTCTGATTTGAAGCTATAAATATCGTGGGCTGGAAAAGGATGTTTACAGCATTGCACAATGGTTTTAAATTATTGATTATTTTGACTGTTCTGTGACACTAAATGATTGGCAGGCTATGCTGTTTTTGAACTTCTCCACGGGACCATTGGATTCTTTCAAGTCTGTTTACTATGCTGCCGCTGAGGAGTTCAAGGACAAGGAAATCAAGTTCCTTATTGGTGACATTGAAGCCAGCCAGGGTGCCTTCCAGGTTTGATTCTCATTCCCCCTTGTACATGATGCTTCTTAATTTATATCTAAACCATCTATGCTAACAGTTAAACTGTTGAAATGACAGTACTTTGGTCTGAAAGAGGACCAGACACCCCTTATCCTCATTCAGGATGGTGATTCCAAGAAGTTCTTGAAGGATCACATTGAGGCTGACCAGATTGTCTCTTGGTTGAAGGAGTACTTTGTAAGTATTGTTTGGACTTTAATACACTCTTGCGATTATTTGTTTCATTTGATTAATATGATTGTAGAGCTCATTGATCTACTATATTTGTAGGATGGCAAATTGACGCCGTTCAAGAAGTCTGAGCCTATTCCTGAGGTCAACAATGAGCCTGTTAAGGTTGTTGTGGCTGACAACATCCACGATGTGGTCTTCAAGTCTGGAAAAAATGGTATGCATCCTGATTATTCTGTTCTTCTTCACCAAATTACGAAGTTATTTATGGCATGCAAAATTTCAACAGAACTACGTTTAACAATGTAGTTCATTGTCTTTGTGACTTTGTCCCAGGGATGGAAATATTTTTACCATAGATTGAAATAATCTTGACATACCTAATTCCGTTGCAGTTCTTATTGAATTCTATGCCCCCTGGTGTGGGCACTGCAAGAAGCTGGCGCCCATCTTGGAAGAGGCAGCCACCACTCTTCTAAGTGACGAGGAAGTTGTGATTGCTAAGATGGTCTGCTTCTTCCCCATGAGTCTTGATCACCGTACGCCTCTTACAAAAAAAACCCATTGTGGCTTAACCCTACTCCTGTTTCCAGGACGCGACCGCCAATGACGTGCCCAGTGAGTTCGAGGTCCAAGGCTACCCAACCATGTACTTCGTGACTCCCAGCGGGAAGGTCACCTCCTACGACAGTGGCAGGACGGCGGATGACATCGTCGACTTCATCAACAAGAGCAAGGAGACCGCCAGCGCCGTCCAGGCGACGGCGACGGCATCTGGGAAGGCAGCTGACGCAGCCGAGAAGACCGAGCCCGTCAAGGACGAGCTGTAAACAGCCTTGGCGTGGACGCTATGGGTAATGGGACAGAGGAGGGGGGACAAAAGCTGGCGCCAACGTACTCGCCAAGCCTCCGGCTTTAGTTTTTGCGAGGGAAGAGGGCAAAGTAAGAGAATGGGAGGGAGGGGTCTGTGGCGTGTTTTGCTCTGGTGCGGCATGCCTGTGTATCCCATTGAGATTCTGTACAATTGCAAACAGAGAGCGGTACCTTTTTAGTTAATTATCAGAGATGACTGTAGAAAGAAACTGATTGTGGTGAGGTTGAGTGGACGAATAAATGGCGAGTCTGCCTCATTGGATGCATCATGAAACGGGCACTTTTGAGGAGGGATGGTAATGGGGAAATTTCCGTGGAGAATAGCTTTTAGCGTGTGTTTGGTTAGCGGGTTGATGCGGGTTTGAATGGGTTCAATCCACAACAACCTGCGTTTGGTTTAAAAAGGCTCACGGTTAGGTTAGTTCTGGGTCGAAATGCTTATTAAAAATGTAGGTTCTAGTGATTCCTCCACCTACTCTTCACCCTCCTTTCACACATACCTTATCCACTTGAGACCAGCACACGACGCGTCGCCACTGCTGGGACGAGGGACCTCCGCCGTCCTACCCTCCGACATTGACCCTTGTCTGTCTCCCGTCGTCCCCCCACTGGCCTGCCCTCTATAGTGCTGGCCTTCGTCAACGCAGTCAGAAGCTACACCTCCCACCGTCAATCCCTCGCTGGCCTGCCCTCTGATGCCGGCGTGTTCTCTAGTAGGCATAACCCACGAGTCTTGTTAGTATTGTCGTCAAACAGGTAAAGGTCAGTGCTCGTCATCATCTAGACAAGCCTGCTAGTCATGACAAATGTTACATCAATGAAATGCATTTTGATGTTGTTGGGATGTTCCTTTAATTATGACTGAAATGTAATAGTGAGACCTTATCACTAAAAATTTATGACTTGGTTAATAATGGCTTTAATTTATGTATATCGTGTGCTGATGGATTTATCAAATATTAAAATAGTGTCGGTTTCATTTATTTTGAATGGTGTTATCTTATTGAATTGAAGATATCATCCTGAGTGTGGTAATTTGACCAGGAAGATGACCATATTTAGTCCATCCCTCATCACAAAATAAATAAGAGATGGTGCAGCTCCAACACACTTTAACCCTGTAATCAAACAAGAAACTAGGTTCAACCTGTCATTAAAACCAAACAAGGAACAGGACCGACCCAATCCAGAAAAATGGGTCAGCTCCGACCTGACCCACATCGTTCCAAAACCAAACACATGCTTAATCTCTATCCATGCCAAGAAAAAAATTGTCTATGTGAAACGTTTGTCGGGGATATTTCTTTTCTATCCCTGTCCTCGTGGGAAAAACCCTTAAGGCCATGTTCGTTTCATCAATAAAACATATGGATTAAGGAAGATTGAAAGAGATTGAAGAGGATTTTGACTTCTAGGGGATTTGACCTCAATCTAGAAAACGAATAGGGCCTGACGGAGATTCTCGTTCTcgtttaaattataattaggacATAGGTTCTTTGTTATTATTGCAAAAAATGTCACTATATATATTGTTAGATGTAAATATGTATATTAAAATAGACACATTTGTATAATAAATGATcgggtaattatttattttattattatctcTTACACGAAAATATCACCACAGACATATTTAATGGGTCCCCACCAGGAATGGTAATAAAGAATACTTTATCGTCCCTATCCtcatttagggcttgttcggttagctctcaatccatgtggattgagtgggattggatgagtttaaatcccaagcaagtcaaatttcttcttaattttttccaatcccgtcCAATCCATATGTATCGGGATTAACCGAACAAAGCCTTAACTGTGGGAGGTGGGAATTATTCCGTTTATATCGCATTGGAAAAAAACACCCCATCCCCATCTCTATTCCCTAATAAAAGAAATTTCATACGGGGAATCAGAGATTAGTGTCAATTGCCATCTCTAGATGTACCCAACACCAACGCTGGAAGCAACACTACTAATGTGTCCCCGCTGGGAGCAACTCCAAAGCTCTTTGGCTCACTCTGTACGTTGTGTTGAGGCTGTTACATTGTGTTTAAACTGGGTGAAAAATTCGGGTGTTGGATTATCTCATTTGGATTGAGTTAGAGGCCGAGGCAGATCTCTTGTGAGTAGGGTAACAATATACTCTAAATTTTACGCTATAAAATTGAAGGATCAAATGGGatgagaatcgaactctatttttatttattttaaaattaaaaataaTTTAGAGCTCTAAAAAGTTATGAATAAATATTTAGATCACGATTCATTACCACCTCTATTCGTGAGGCATAACAACACAGCGCAGAAAATAAAAATACAAAACGAGGGCTGATACACTTTTTGTCCACATCGACTCTTCGTGGTTAGTGGGGAAAGACCGCTGCCACCATTTTAACATTGTCCCGGATGTCGATCTTAGCGAGTTAGCCTCACCTATGGTTATCCTAAAGGTACGCACTTAAGTTTTATTCGCTGGTTAGAGCTACAGGGTTAAGATCTTATAGTTCTAAGGCTATCCGTCTATCTCCAGCAGTCTCTATATCCCACCTCTTATTTCAAAATCCACTATGTAAATAATGCAATTTATAGTGCAAAATAGTGTTTTGCATGTCCATATCCACGCTCCGTTAGAGATGGTCTAATAAGACCATCAGAGCCAAGATTTGGCCTCTAAATTCTTCGGCTTTTACGATATGGTCGAGTCCTTTTAATCTATAGCAAGTAGGAGAAAGAATTACTCATGTGGCCCAATCCCTAACCCTAAGACTATGTCTAGATACGGAAAGGTCCTCGCATGCATTTTTATGTGTCCACGTTCCACTATTCACCTTCCAACAGAGAGCGAATGAGGACGCACAAAATAAGCGCTTGGGCTCTCGGCACCCCATATCTACAGGTTTCTCTCTCCTCCATAGGTCTATGTACGCATCCCATGCATGTTCACCGAAAGCGATCTCTTTTTTGCGTATGCGCATCCATCCTTAATTCCACAAACTCTAACCAAAAGATCATAAATCATACTCACCCAAGCAAATAAAGAAAGAAGAAAAAGCTCAGCGCCCTTACCTTGACCGTCGGTCAGAGACACAGCACCGACCCTAGCGAGGGTCAAGTGGTGCCCTTGATTTGGGCCCCTAGGTGAGTGGGGCCTTATCTCAAGTACCAGCCCACCAAATAAAGTTTACGCAGGCGCAACCGAACGACGTTTCAGTTTCCATTTCTTGTCATTGCCGATTTGTATGCCCTTGCCCTAAGATTGTCTCCACTATATAGGGTAAAATAAGGGACACAAAACTATAGATTACACTATTTGACacttgtcggagaggaaattctccggccgtgtgatggaacgcacccgccctaaatcctaagatgaggaggggcctaagcgttttgtctgtctactaagcgatgaacgaacacaagaacactgtcggggaccataattaggggtaccctcaagacgcctaattctcagctggtaacccccatcagcataaagctgcaaaggcctgatgggtacgattaagtcagggatcagtccacacgagtgactcgatcacgcttcgcccgagcctagcctcggccaagggcagccgacctcgagagacttccggctcgcccgaggccccccattttacggcggacacacctccggctcgcccgaggccttggcttcgcttagaagcaaccctgactaaatcgtcgcgccgactgaccaggttgcaggagcatttaacgcaaaggtggcctgacacctttatcctgacacgcgccccccggcagagccgaattgACCGCCATCACTCCACCGctctactgaccagtctgacagaaggacagcgccgcctgcgccactccgactgcagtgccactcgacagagtgagtctgacaggcagtcaggccttgccaaaggcgccataggaaactccgctccgcccgaccccagggctcggactcgggctaagacccggaagacggcgaactccgctccgcccgaccccagggctcggactcgggctaagacccggaagacggcgaactccgttccgcccgaccccagggctcggactcaggctaagacccggaagacggcgaactccgctccgcccgaccccagggctcggactcgggctaagacccggaagacggcgaactccgctccgcccgaccccagggctcggactcgggctaagacccggaagacggcgaactccgctccgcccgacccagggctcggactcgggctcagaagacgacgaaactccgcctcgcccgaccccagggctcggactccgccctggcctcggccgaacgatctccgcctcgcccgacccgggggctcgggctcggcctcggccacggaagacagactcgacctcagcttcggaggagctcccacgtcgcccgacctaaggCACAGGCCCGTCACGTCAacggggagcgccatcatcatcctaccccgagccgactcgggtcgcggagaacaagaccggtgtcccatctggccagctccgccatatgggcaatgatggcgccccgcaagctctgtgacgacggcggctctcagctctcttacggaagcagggcaacgtcagcaaggactcgaccgctccaacagctgtccctccgccaggctccgtcgctcctccgacagccacgacatcacgccagcaaggtgccaagacctctccggctgccacattggcatgtacccagggcgctagctctctctctccgctagacacgtagcactctgctaccccccattgtacacctggatcctctccttacgactataaaaggaaggaccagggccttcttagagaaggttggccgcgcggggacgaggacgagacaagcgctctcttggggccgctcgcttccctcacccgcgtggacgcttgtaacccccctactgcaagcgcacccgacctgggcgcgggacgaacacgaaggccgcgggatctccacctctctcacgcccgtctccggccacctcgcctctccccccttcgcgctcgcccacgcgctcgacccatctgggctggggcacgcagcgcattcactcgtcggctcggggaccccccggtctcgaaacgccgacagttggcgcgccaggtaggggcctgctgcgtgttgacgaacagcttcccgtcaagctccagatgggcagtcttcagcaacctccggcccgggacggtgctccgtttcgggagccttgagttcatgtccttcgacggcagctacgacatgatacttctcccaccgccgcgcgacgacgacaatggcggccgacaacccgcccgccggcggcggaatcggcgacatcttccccgcgcggcggAAGAACAGCGTTCGAGCtcgtcccgtcctctcccccgccaacggaggaggaggcggggcaaccaaggccaagcgggaggccgcgcttcgtcggctgtcgggcgaatcgacgtccccagcgccccgacggaaggcacgccggacgtcgacctcgcgttcgagacgaaggcaagcgccgtccccccgcgacacgtcgaccccgagcaagaagacgacgccagcgcgctcgcggaaagcctgcaggacgtcgccctcgtacctgagatgacggtgcaaccagttcccgatgtgactacgtcgctcctcgtcgaccaaaaggtactgactaactcccatgttacgtcatttcgactcggcctcaacccgccaagcgaactcgctttggcgggcgctctcatcgaggcgagtgcaaccccactggggtttcgtatgcggtcgccttgggaccggttgacggacgtctcaacctacgggccctctgggtccgaggaagatgacgatcccagcatctgttgggatttctccggacttggcaaccccagtgccatgcgggacttcatgaccgcatgtgactactgcctctccgacggttccgacggaagccgcagtctagacgacgagggctgcggcccaagccgcgaatgtttccacatcgagctaggggatccctccgaaggcaaccgtcttggcatgccggaggacggtgatcttcctaggccggtgcctcgcgccgatatcccgcgggagctagctgtggtccccgctccgacggggggttacgacccacaactcgagcaagtccgcgaggcgcaggccaggctcaacgagggaacaggagcgcttgagccgatccgtcgggacgtcgggcaggtatgggcgggccaacccccggccggagaaatacgtcacctgccccaaggtctccagcaccgcgtcgccaacgatgtcagggtcaggccgccgcccgcatccagcggggttggccagaatctggcagccgcagcgatgctcctccgcgcgatgccggagccatcaaccaccgagggtcggcgaatccagggagagctcaagaatctcctggaaggcgctgcggcccgacgggccgagagcactgcctcccgaaggcagggatacccctcggaacctcatgccgcgacttcccgattcatgcgggaagcctcggtctacaccgggcgcacgcgtaacaccgcgcctgcggccccgggccacctcggcaacgagcaccatcgacgcgaccgtcgggcccacctcgacgaaagggtgcgccgaggctaccaccccaggcgtgggggacgctacgacagcggggaggatcggagtccctcgcccgaaccacccggtccgcaggccttcagtcgggccatccgacgggcgccgttcccgacccgtttccgacccccgactactatcacgaagtactcgggggaaacgagaccggaactgtggctcgcggactaccgcctggcctgccaactgggtgggacggacgacgacaacctcatcatccgcaacctccccctgttcctctccgacactgctcgcgcctggttggaacacctgcctccggggcagatctccaactgggacgacttggtccaagccttcgccggcaatttccagggcacatacgtgcgccccgggaattcct
This portion of the Zea mays cultivar B73 chromosome 2, Zm-B73-REFERENCE-NAM-5.0, whole genome shotgun sequence genome encodes:
- the LOC606410 gene encoding protein disulfide isomerase 2 precursor codes for the protein MAIRSKAWISLLLALAAVLSARAEEPAAAEAEAVLTLDVDSFDEAVAKHPFMVVEFYAPWCGHCKNLAPEYENAAKELSKHDPPIVLAKVDANEEKNRPLATKYEIQGFPTLKIFRNQGKNIQEYKGPREADGIVDYLKKQVGPASKEIKSAEGVAAHFDDKKIYIVGIFKEFSGTEFTNFMELAEKLSSDYDFGHTLHANHLPRGDASVEGPLIRLLKPFDDLVVDSKDFDVAALEKFIDASSTPRVVTFDNNPDNHPYLMKFFQSSAPKAMLFLNFSTGPLDSFKSVYYAAAEEFKDKEIKFLIGDIEASQGAFQYFGLKEDQTPLILIQDGDSKKFLKDHIEADQIVSWLKEYFDGKLTPFKKSEPIPEVNNEPVKVVVADNIHDVVFKSGKNVLIEFYAPWCGHCKKLAPILEEAATTLLSDEEVVIAKMDATANDVPSEFEVQGYPTMYFVTPSGKVTSYDSGRTADDIVDFINKSKETASAVQATATASGKAADAAEKTEPVKDEL